In Populus nigra chromosome 1, ddPopNigr1.1, whole genome shotgun sequence, one genomic interval encodes:
- the LOC133694596 gene encoding transcription factor MYB33-like — MSRMTSESEDGIVSNNQIESPLGEEGNYCGSANGGVVLKKGPWTSAEDAILIEYVKKHGEGNWNAVQKHSGLFRCGKSCRLRWANHLRPNLKKGAFTQEEEQLIIELHAKMGNKWARMAAHLPGRTDNEIKNYWNTRIKRHQRAGLPLYPPEASLQALQESQRCLNIDRIEIRNKSQHDTLQSNSYGIPNVMFDNLTPNQSILPYVPELPDITASSMLMKGLSSFQYGSFMSPIMHRQKRLREATSLLSSFGGGMKNEFHLFDQFQDVDEAAESFGLPFPFDYDSTTKNPEFFGENQGSHTLANGNFSASKPTSEAVKLELPSLQYSETDLGGWGPSCSPSPLIESVDTFIQSPPTGTVESDCPSPRNSGLLDALLHEAKTLSSAKNQLSDKSSNSSTVTPGDDADSSALNICETEWEDYGHPISPLGHTATSLFSECTPISANESSLDESPSSETFTGSKRKFGRSAECYVKSEPVDQTWTADREKESSTWLDITSPDALLDSDWLEHDSAYGKDQVIVTDAMGTLLCDDSSSEYKQMAAGASVNHGWGHSSCSWNNMPAVYQMYELP, encoded by the exons ATGAGTCGTATGACAAGTGAGAGTGAGGATGGCATTGTCTCCAATAATCAGATTGAGTCGCCATTGGGTGAGGAAGGCAATTATTGTGGAAGTGCAAATGGAGGAGTTGTTCTTAAGAAAGGGCCATGGACTTCTGCCGAAGATGCAATTTTGATAGAATATGTGAAGAAGCATGGGGAGGGGAACTGGAATGCTGTTCAGAAGCACTCAGGGCTTTTCCGTTGTGGCAAAAGCTGCAGATTGCGATGGGCCAATCACCTAAGGCCTAATCTAAAGAAAGGAGCATTTACTCAAGAAGAAGAACAGCTAATCATTGAACTTCATGCAAAGATGGGAAACAAATGGGCACGAATGGCTGCACAT TTGCCTGGACGTACAGACAACGAGATAAAGAATTACTGGAATACTAGAATTAAGAGGCATCAACGGGCTGGCTTACCACTTTATCCACCTGAAGCCTCTTTGCAAGCGTTGCAGGAGAGTCAACGATGCTTGAACATTGACAGAATCGAGATTCGGAATAAAAGTCAGCATGATACCTTGCAGAGCAACAGTTATGGGATACCCAATGTCATGTTTGACAATTTAACGCCCAACCAAAGCATCTTACCTTATGTTCCTGAACTTCCTGATATTACTGCAAGCAGCATGCTGATGAAAGGTCTGAGCTCTTTTCAATATGGAAGCTTCATGTCACCAATAATGCACCGCCAGAAGCGTCTTCGAGAGGCAACATCCTTATTATCCAGTTTCGGTGGTGGCATGAAAAATGAGTTCCATTTGTTTGACCAGTTTCAGGATGTTGACGAAGCTGCTGAATCCTTTGGATTACCTTTTCCATTTGATTATGATTCTACCACCAAGAACCCAGAGTTTTTTGGTGAAAATCAGGGTAGCCATACCCTTGCTAATGGCAATTTCTCTGCTTCTAAGCCCACTTCTGAGGCTGTGAAGTTGGAGCTCCCTTCACTCCAATATTCAGAAACTGATTTAGGTGGCTGGGGTCCATCTTGTTCCCCATCACCTTTAATCGAGTCTGTTGATACTTTTATCCAATCTCCCCCTACCGGGACAGTTGAGTCTGATTGTCCATCACCACGTAATAGTGGCCTATTGGATGCTTTACTTCATGAGGCCAAAACTTTAAGCAGTGCAAAGAATCAATTATCTGACAAGAGTTCAAATTCATCCACTGTTACTCCTGGTGATGATGCAGACAGTTCTGCCCTTAATATTTGTGAGACAGAATGGGAAGACTATGGTCACCCCATTTCTCCTCTGGGTCATACTGCAACTTCCCTTTTCAGCGAGTGCACTCCCATCAGTGCCAATGAAAGTTCTTTGGATGAATCACCATCTTCCGAGACCTTTACTG GATCTAAACGTAAATTTGGACGTTCTGCAGAGTGCTATGTGAAATCAGAACCTGTTGATCAGACTTGGACTGCAGATAGAGAAAAAGAATCCTCTACCTGGTTGGATATTACTTCCCCTGATGCCTTACTTGATTCAGATTGGCTTGAACATGATTCTGCTTATGGAAAGGACCAAGTGATCGTGACTGATGCCATGGGAACCCTTCTTTGTGATGATTCGAGTAGTGAGTACAAGCAGATGGCTGCTGGAGCATCTGTAAATCACGGATGGGGACATAGTTCTTGTTCATGGAACAACATGCCTGCTGTCTATCAAATGTATGAACTCCCTTGA
- the LOC133681066 gene encoding uncharacterized protein LOC133681066 yields the protein MAIQTSLQLISYSQELVDGQPVHVSSNCLPIKALKYEPAGHAYHSAALKLLGWEEEGTKSEDQKVSKDKEQSYMPSSESYSTKGKKKTGSGDKQQDHYAMLGLGHLRYLATEEQIRKSYREVALKYHPDKQAAILLAEETEAAKQAKKNEIESHFKAIQEAYEALIDPVKRRIYDSTDEFDDEIPTDCAPQDFFKVFGPAFMRNGRWSVNQPIPSLGDENTSLKEVDSFYNFWYSFKSWREFPHADEFDLEQAESRDHKRWMERQNAKLSEKARKEDYARIRTLVDSAYKRDPRILRRKEEGKAEKQRRKEAKFLAKRLQEEEAARAAEEERRQKEEEGKRAAEAALQQKKLKEKEKKLLRKERSRLRTLSAPVLPQCLLNLGEDDVENLCMSLDIEQLRSLCDRMEGKEVVEQAKVLRDACGCDLDSSSSKLGEKKISQQNGSLKSNGRAPSSSSGKKEKPWSREEIELLRKGIQKYPKGTSRRWEVISEYIGTGRSVEEILKATKTVLLQKPDTAKAFDSFLEKRKPAQSIASPLTTRDEIQGASAMQAPESSVAKIAEEESSRDTDKQKTDDMVTANGVSSSADQDVWSAVQERALVQALKTFPKEISQRWERVAAAVPGKTANQCRKKLALLKENFRNKKSTA from the coding sequence ATGGCCATCCAAACTAGTTTGCAGCTTATTTCTTACTCACAAGAGCTCGTAGACGGACAGCCAGTACATGTTTCTTCAAACTGCCTTCCAATCAAAGCTTTAAAATATGAACCAGCTGGGCATGCTTATCACTCTGCTGCTTTAAAACTCCTTGGTTGGGAGGAGGAAGGCACAAAGAGTGAAGATCAGAAAGTGTCCAAAGACAAAGAACAATCGTATATGCCTTCATCTGAATCCTATAGCACCAAAGGTAAAAAGAAAACTGGATCTGGAGATAAGCAACAGGATCACTATGCCATGCTGGGTTTAGGCCATTTGAGATACCTTGCCACAGAAGAACAGATACGGAAAAGTTATCGTGAGGTTGCTTTGAAGTATCACCCAGACAAACAGGCTGCTATTCTTCTTGCTGAGGAAACTGAGGCagcaaaacaagcaaaaaagaatgaaatagaGAGCCACTTTAAAGCTATCCAAGAAGCATATGAAGCTTTGATTGATCCtgtgaagagaagaatataCGACTCCACAGatgagtttgatgatgaaattCCAACTGACTGTGCCCCTCAAGACTTCTTCAAGGTTTTTGGTCCTGCTTTTATGAGGAATGGGCGGTGGTCAGTTAACCAACCAATCCCATCTTTAGGTGATGAGAACACTTCTTTAAAAGAAGTAGAtagcttttataatttttggtaCAGCTTTAAAAGCTGGAGAGAGTTCCCTCATGCGgatgaatttgatcttgagCAAGCTGAGTCTCGTGACCATAAGAGATGGATGGAAAGGCAAAATGCAAAGCTTTCAGAAAAGGCTAGAAAGGAAGACTATGCACGGATACGCACTCTTGTTGACAGTGCTTATAAAAGAGACCCAAGAATATTGAGGAGAAAGGAGGAGGGGAAAGCTGAGAAGCAAAGAAGGAAGGAAGCTAAGTTTTTGGCAAAAAGGttgcaagaagaagaagctgcaAGGGCTGCTGAAGAGGAGAGACGCCAGAAAGAAGAGGAGGGAAAACGTGCTGCTGAAGCTGCTTTACAGCAGAAGAAGTtaaaggagaaagagaagaagctTCTGCGTAAAGAGCGGAGTCGCCTTCGCACTCTTTCAGCACCTGTTCTGCCTCAGTGTTTGCTCAATCTTGGTGAGGATGATGTGGAAAATCTTTGTATGTCACTGGATATTGAGCAGCTTAGGAGTTTATGTGACAGAATGGAAGGTAAAGAAGTGGTAGAGCAAGCAAAAGTGCTGAGAGATGCATGTGGATGTGATCTTGATTCCAGTAGCAGTAAACTGGGTGAGAAAAAGATTTCACAGCAGAATGGCTCTTTGAAGTCCAATGGAAGAGCCCCATCAAGCAGCTCTGGAAAGAAGGAGAAACCTTGGAGCCGAGAAGAAATTGAGCTTCTAAGGAAAGGAATTCAGAAATATCCTAAAGGAACATCTCGGAGGTGGGAGGTTATTTCAGAGTACATTGGTACAGGAAGATCTGTTGAAGAAATTCTGAAAGCAACTAAAACTGTCCTCCTTCAGAAGCCTGATACAGCTAAAGCTTTTGATTCTTTTCTCGAAAAGAGGAAACCTGCACAATCCATTGCATCTCCGCTTACAACTAGAGACGAAATACAAGGGGCATCAGCGATGCAGGCACCTGAAAGTAGTGTTGCAAAGATTGCTGAAGAAGAGTCTTCAAGAGACACAGACAAGCAGAAAACTGATGACATGGTTACTGCAAATGGGGTGTCTTCGAGTGCAGACCAAGATGTGTGGTCTGCGGTGCAAGAAAGAGCCTTGGTTCAGGCTCTAAAAACCTTCCCAAAAGAAATCTCTCAACGTTGGGAGcgggttgctgctgctgttccTGGGAAAACTGCAAACCAGTGCAGGAAAAAATTGGCTTTGCTGAAGGAGAACTTTAGAAACAAGAAAAGTACGGCTTAG